atttgacattgtgcctgatgaaaacaataactgcgttaacctcgcatttctgtactacgccctaagttacattctctacaatattgttctccaaaattctaaaagtaggttacattctccagatcaaactaaactacatcttacaattaacactactgtctatgtctcaattcatactattatattctatgctctggatctacacatatctgctgtgtgctacagatatgctaaaatatatggaactaaaactaaaacgcaacatatatactcaaacataacatattagtacaaatgcaaaagatgtatgggagcaaacctgtgatgaagtgagcgaaccagcagggcttcgccgctccccttctgctgccctcccctctctctctctttcgttttttttggatttttagtggatataatgaaatttcagagaggggggactgggctttataggggggaggcaaaaatcgccctcccccagggcggcaagggggccgcctgcaaaattccatgccccctcgccgcccatttgcaggcggccccccgcacagtacaaaatcagcggagggcggcaagggggccgcctgcaaatttcgttgacggccgtcgcccgagagcgaacggccgtctgccacgtcattttcgccgccctctgggatggcgatttttaaaaatcgccctcccagagggcggtaggcgtctacttccgtcaattttcaaaatggaaaattatttttgtaaaacttttaataaaaaaaattaaaaataaaaaaaaatctatattctCCTATCACATGTGCGGGGCTTATCCCTTCCACCGCCGCTCTCCTCTTCGTCTCGCTTAAACCCAAGCTCTGGCTCTCTCGGTAGGTTGCCCTCGACCTCCCACCCCTTCCATGGCCGCGCCGGGCGCGTGCCTGGCGTCGCGCTCGCCACccgccttcctcgccggcgGGTTCCTCGCTGCCCGCCCTGCCGCCGTCTCTCCCATCCCCTCCCGCTCCGGtacggatggatggatgggcatACTAGGGTGTGCCCGCCCAACCTCTTCCCCTTCTTCGTTCTCCTCCCTGTATGCTATTTGGATAATCCCACATGTTCACACCTGCCAATTTCTAGTTAATCTGGTTGCGATGTGCTCGTTTGTACCATTGCATGCCGTCTGGGTGGAGGTCTgcgcatttttttttataatgtgTACCTAGACCATTTAGGTTGCATTCGTTCTTTTAGTTATTTGTTTGTTTTCCTACTGCACTTGCAATTCTTCCAATAGGAAAGCTTTGCACTCTCTTATTATGGTTAATTGGTTATGTGTGCGCGTACAAGGTTGCGAAGTTCACTAGTCATCTTGTCAAAGAGGATAACGTTTATGTACCTTTCGTCAAGACCAATGGGTTCAACTGAGCACACCTGACCTGATTCTTCTTGGTTGTCTTGCTGTAGGGAAATCAATCGCACCGAGCCGACGCTTTATCGTGTCTAATAAACTTGCTTGGGTTGAAGATGAGTTAGTGGAGATAACAGAGTACAGTTcttgttactatcactttgtttTTTAGCTCGTTGCTTCCTTTTTATTGCTACATTGCTTGCTATGGGAACTAGGCTCTAGATTTCTAATATGTTTTCGACAGTTTTGACTGAAATGGTATTAATAATTCTGCAAACACCATTACACATTTGAAGGTCACAAGAGCCAAGCTCCGCAAGTTCAAAGAAAAGGCCACCTTTGAGGCGTGGGAAAATCTCTCCACAACTTCCGGTGCCAGAACACATTCCGAGACCATCTTATGTAGGTTCGAATAGACCGCAAGAACTATCTAGTGTGCGCCAAATACACAGTGCTGAAGGTATCGCTGGAATGAGAGCTGCTTGCAAACTTGCTGCCCGTGCTCTGGACTTTGCTGGAACATTGATTAAGGTAAATACTATTGTTTGGTAGATTACtgaatttctctctttttctataTTATTTTGCATATTATGTAGTTCATAATATGACTATTGTTTCCATGTTGCCTCAGCCATCAGTTACTACAAATGAAATTGACAGGGAAGTGCATAACATGATAATTGAGGCCGGTGCTTATCCTTCTCAACTTGGCTATGGTGGATTTCCTAAAAGTATCTGCACGTCACTAAATGAGTGTGTCTGTCACGGAGTACCTGACTCAACACAACTGCAGGTTCTATAAAGTGAAAGTTGCCTCTTTCTATCTGTATGTACCTATGCAATGTGGGCTGATAAGTCCTTCTATTGCAGACCGGAGACATCATGAATGTTGATGTAAATGTGTTCCTGAACGTGAGTTCTCCCTTTCGATGTTTTGTTTATGTTTAGTTGGTAACTTTGTATATTTTGCTTAGAGTTGGATTATTATATGCCATTTTCTAGTTTGTAATAAGATCTGCATCTTTCTCTTCAGGGATACCATGGGGGTGCTTCTAGAACATTTGTATGTGGAGAAGTGGATGACTCTATCAGGCATTTTCTGAAGGTAAGCTATTATTGATGTGGCAGATGGTTCATTCAGTATGCTCTGTAGTGATTTGCACTAACACAAATTTTAGGATCATTATGCATTTATGGTTTGTGCATCATGATGTGTCTGATTTCCTCTGTAATGTTTGTTGACCTCATAAATTTATTAATTTCGGTGCAGAATGTTCTGTGAGGAGTTTTGCATTTGGGTCATATCACACTAATCTCTTTTTATTATTGATTAACAATTATTTCTTACATCAGAACATTAATGAATGATCTTTATTGGAACAGGCAGCTGAAGAATGCTTGGAGAAGGGTATTACAGTCTGCAGGGATGGTGTCAACTACAAAAAGATTGGCAAGAAAATAAGGTActtgcgtgtgtgtgtgtgtgtgtgtttttttttggggggggggggtggggtttACCATGGTACAAAAGTTGTTAGGTAATTCTTTGTGAAAGTTTTGATAACTGATGCATTTACTTGCTAGTCCAGATACAACGGGGAAAATTTTTAGGATCACATGAAATGTAGTTTGATTGTCATGTTATGTTTTCTAGAAACCTTACATGTTAAATTTCTCAATTTGATAACAATAGAAAATTTCCATTCTtgtatatttgtctttcaaatggTCAAATGGTGACAATATATTGGAAGTTGCTTACATTTGTAGGCTTCATTTGGAACCCATAAATCTCAAAAATTCAGCAAGAGTGGATGTTTCCCACAAAATTGGTGGAACTTATGCATTCCTAAcgtgcaaatatttttttcctgttgTAAGACATAGGGCAAACATATAGATCGAAAAACAACAAGCAACTAAACCTGAACTAGTACTAATACTCTTTGACGGAAAAACTATTCAGCTTTTCTATTATTCCCTTCTTCTGAGCTTTTCTAAAGAATGCTTATGATGGTGCATATCTTTGAtttttcttataattatttCAGCAAGCTTGCTTATTTTTACGGCTATTATGTGGTGGATCGTTTTGTTGGACATGGGATTGGACCTATTTGGCATTCTGAGCCACTAATCCTACATCATGGTGAGTACGTTGATATTTCCCTGCTTTTGTGACCCAACTTATTTTTTGAACAAAACTTTTGGGTAACAGTTTAGGAATTTACCTTACAATATTACTAAGTACATAGATTTCTGTTCTGGTATCCTAACAAGTTCTTTGTTCTGCTATGCTTTTGGTTAGGTGTGTAAGAACTAATTGCTTACAAACATAACTTTAGCCTATACATGATCACCGAACTCTGCTAATGATTTCTTCTATTATGGTTTACATTTTCCCCATAAATTACCGTTTTGAAGCACTAGAAAACCAACAAGATGTTGTAGATCGCTTGACTTTATTTAAActgaaaaatatgtaaaattaagaAAGAAGTTGTGTTCTAGCTAAGTCTGCCATTCCAAAGTGGTTGTATTGTAAGTTATAGCCAGGAGGACAGGGACAGTCTGTTTAGTTTCCATAGGACTGGACTGTTTACTTGTTATTAGGTATGTTTGCTTATGATTGATACTGCTGTTGGTTTAACAGTTCGTATTTATCTTAAGATGAATAATGTTGAAGTATTATTTTAATTATACCCCAGCAATTATGCTAAACTAATGCATGATGATAGAATCACACATTACATTAGACTAATGAACTATCACTTTTGTAGCCAATGACAACTCTGGGCGAATGGTTGAAGGTCAGACATTTACAATTGGTAAGTGTTTTCAACTATGTTTTGCTATATGTTTGGGTTTCCATCTTTAGGTATTTGTCATTGATGTACTTATGCTTGCACTCCTAGAAAGCCCTTGTTTTTTTTGGTAGCaaggtattatatatatataatttgcaaATTCTTGATACTGTATCTTAAATTGGAAGCCATGGATCCCAACACTTCTCTTGTAATAACCCTGAAATTAAAATCAGGTATCTtggtatgtgtttttttttggcagaacCTATTCTTACAATGGAAAAGGCTGAGACAGTTACATGGGAAGATGGATGGACTACTGTCACTGCCGATGGCAGCTGGGCTGCGCAGTTTAAGCATACTGTACTAGTCACTCGGACAGGGGCTGAAATACTGACAAAACTTTGACATCTTCTTTATTATGATAAGAAGTTGTTGGGCCATTTACCTTGAGCATGTTTATGTTCATATAACAGCCCCAGCCCCCCGCTAGCAGCCGTATCCTACCGAAATGTCTCTTTGGTACTGACATTGCCACACATGAATTCTGCCCTAAAACGTTGGTGTTTTATGTGTACAATGCTCATCTGATACTTTTGATCCACTGCAGGTCCACATGTGGCAGGATTACAGATCACAGGCTGAAGAGCTGATCGATGAGATCTGTGATGAAAGTTCTGTACCAGGCGAGTGGCTTGTGCGAAGGGTTTGCGGATCCTTAGAATTTTGTGTGTGGCATACTGGCATATGATCAGTTACTGACGTATTGCTAGGCATGTAATGTGTAAATAGtccttaatttgttttgtttcctCCTTAATACAACGCCGAATGCTGCAGTCGCTTGCATTGCTGTTGGTTTGCTTGACCTGCTGCAGCCTGTATACAAATTGCCAATGCCAAGCAGAATCCCCATCACGAATTCACGATGGGCCAGCAAGTGGAATAGTAGGAATAAATTCgctggaggtccctcaacttaacgacgagattttttgaggtcctttaaccacaaaatcagaaatGTGTAGTAGCGAACCTAGAACAAAAATTACCCGGGGTCCACTACATAGTAGTTATCTAATTATTCACTAGTATATTAATCAAAATAGCATAAATTAGTTAGAATTTAACAATTTTACCTAGTGTCCTGTGACACCGGTAAGTTATATGTGGGCACGCTACTGGAAAtatgtacccctaaactcaATCCATGCACTCAAGGTCTTATggtagtatatatgggtggtttgctgacgtgacatcctagttagtaaaaaaatttaaaaaagtatgtgaggacccacatgtcagttgcatatcttttttttttcttctcttttcactcttctctcctcttcttcactGAGGGAGGCCGatggcgggcggagcggcgatggGCGAGCGTGGATGCGGGCAGCGGGTGGAGAGTCGGCGGGCCTAGGAGGCTGGCGGCAAGCGAGCGTGGCAGCGGTCGACGGGTGGCGGGCTGCGGGAGgagcgggcgagcgcggcggcggtagcggggcgcatgaggcggaggcggagtacAGCGCGACCGACGAGGTCGAGGCGGGGCGTGGGTAGGTTgagaccgaggacggcgcggccCGCGACATCGAAAACAAGAGCGAGAAGAAGGGAGGCGTGGGAATGGGCGAGCACGGCGGAGCTGAGGACGAGGACTGggcggccggcgaggtcgaGACGGACGATGGCTGGTTCgcaccgccggccgccaccttcgcctcgtctcctctctctcaccgtCTGTGCTGCTCGGGATAAGATgagtcgaggcggccggccgccgcccttcccctcTCCAGAAGCATCTCCGGCGAGGAGTACGAGGACCTGATGCCAGTGATGACCGGGTGGCTGGGCGACCTGGCAAGCGGCACCATCACCGTGGAGAGCCCTGCGGTCGCCGGTCCCGTCCTTCTGGgttgccgccaccaccgagcaCGACCATCCCAGTCGCAGGTACGCGCTCGCTGTAGCTCGACCGCAGGGAGCCCTGCCTCGCCACGACCTCGTCAAGCTCGTCGATGCATACCCCTCGGAGAGCCCTGCATCGCCCTCGGATGGGCTCCctggccgcctccccctccctcccaaactcgctagcctcctctccctccttttcctgcCTTCGCCTCCCGCGAAAGCCGATGCTCCATTGCGGGTAGCCGATGGTCGCGGTGCTCTGCACCGAGGGAGCGGCGGAGGTCTGTGCTGACGCcggtttgggaagaaaagaggaGATGGTAGCTGATATGTGAGCCTCATgtactttttttaaatttttatttgctaactaggatgccacgttaaCGAAACCACCCGCACGTACTACTACAAGATCTTGAGTGTACAGTTTGTGTGAATTTAGTGGTACGTTAAGGGAACTCAGATAATCTCGTTGTTAAGTTGAGGAAcctctggtgaacttattccttttcccATTGGTAGCGACTAAATTCGTCCTGTCTTTATTAAGCCCACGGAATTATTCTCAGGCCCACCTTGGCCCACGCAGGTATGTGCCATAGTAACAATGTCACGTGAGACGTTAGATCGATTATCAACGGACATCCAAGTGAAGTTTTCGCCGGAATATTCCACAGCTGACTGCTCAGCTCGAGGCGTCGGACTACTACAGCTTACAAGGAGAGGGGCGGCgcagagcatcaccaacagcagACGTTTATATGGTTCCCAATCTCAGGTTTTAGGGGATTTTCGCTAAAAACGCAATCCAACATATTTCCTACTCGCATATCCCGATCTACGAGTTCCCTACTCCAGGATTTTCGGTCGCTCCCAATCGTCTAATCCAGCACATTCGCGCGCAGGAGGCGAAATGTTCCCATCCAGCTCATCATCTCCGCTCCCTCGTTCGCCGCGGGGTCGTTCCTCAGTTCCGCCGCCAGCGTCCTCTTCCGTGCAGGCGGCTGGAAAGCCTGGAATGCCGTCATCACTTCCCCAAGCTTATTTGGCGTCAGCTTTCTTTCCGGGGGCGACGCATATGCTATCTGATTGCTATGGCGGTGCCAGGCAGAGGACAACGACGCCGTCAGTGGTTTTCCAAGCGTGAGCGCCGTCTCAattccggccgccgcctcgatTAAGCCTGAATCGGCCTGTCGCCCCAACAGCTGCTGCAGCTGTGAGATGCTGCTGAAATTTTGCAGCTGTGTGATGTTTGCTGTTTGCCGCAGCTGTCGCGGGGAGGGCGATTGGCGGCCGGGAGAGGGGCGAGAGGAAGCGGCGCTGCTTGGGTACCGCCAGGGGGAATCGCGATCACGCGCGCCGAATAAacgaaaaaccaaaaaaaaaaagcagaataAACGAAAAAAATCTGTTGGTAGATTAACAGATTGgcctaattttaatttttgggaaTTAAATTTACATATTATGTTAGAGAGATTAATATTTCTACttcctattttcagtttaagaAACCGAAAACAACTTTTAGGAAGGAGATTATGGGAGAACTGTTGGTGATGAGCTGGGATTGCCGATGCGGATGCTTCCGTcgaccgccggcggtggcggcggaggttgTTCCGCCTTGCCGCTGCTCCTCGAtcgtcggccgcgccggtgCTTCTTTCCTTTTTCGCCGGGAGTCCGCGTCGGAGCCATGAGCAGTCCAGAAATTCAGAAGTTGGCAGACGAAGTGTGCAGTGCAGCAGCACAGTCAGTGCCTAGCGTCTGCTACTGCTCTGCATCATTTGTGGATCTTCGTCACATATGGTATGGGTATGAATTGGAGTATTGGACTATTGGAGAACGGAGACGAGccattgcaagtttgcaacgcAGCGCATGAATCCGCTGTtgggtagtagtagtacatgatTTTACATGCTGTGAAATTGGGCTTATGGCAACCTGAGGTTCTGTATATGCAATTGCAGGTTTCAGTTTCAGTGCGACATTGTTTGGCGCAACGGCAGAGGGGACTGCAACATACTCGTATCAGTGATGACAGCACAACAGCTTCAGTAAATCTAACGTCTTCTCTATGGGAACTACTACATATTATGTTATTTGTTGTTGGAAACATAACATGAAGCATCTGAATTCGAGGTTGTGCTTGCCAAATTTAATGTGTTTTTGTACTTTGTGTTGGACCCTCGGTGTTCCAAGTTCCAACTTGCAAGTTCCAGGCATACAAATTTTGTACTGTTGCTTTTCTTGCACTACATGTCGGTTATTGCCACCCGAATTTGCTGAATCGATGGGAGTAACATTCACATTGTCCGGTGTTATCTAAgtttgtgtttagtttctgaaaaaaatggaagtttgaagaaagttaggagtttgaaaaaaaagttggaagtttatgtgtgtagaaaattttttgctgtgatatgatgtgatggaaagttgggaataggGGAGAAACTAAATACGGCCTAAGAAGAAAATAGGCTAGTGTTAAGGGCTCTTTTGTaactcatg
The window above is part of the Oryza sativa Japonica Group chromosome 7, ASM3414082v1 genome. Proteins encoded here:
- the LOC4343349 gene encoding methionine aminopeptidase 1B, chloroplastic, with the translated sequence MAAPGACLASRSPPAFLAGGFLAARPAAVSPIPSRSGKSIAPSRRFIVSNKLAWVEDELVEITESQEPSSASSKKRPPLRRGKISPQLPVPEHIPRPSYVGSNRPQELSSVRQIHSAEGIAGMRAACKLAARALDFAGTLIKPSVTTNEIDREVHNMIIEAGAYPSQLGYGGFPKSICTSLNECVCHGVPDSTQLQTGDIMNVDVNVFLNGYHGGASRTFVCGEVDDSIRHFLKAAEECLEKGITVCRDGVNYKKIGKKISKLAYFYGYYVVDRFVGHGIGPIWHSEPLILHHANDNSGRMVEGQTFTIEPILTMEKAETVTWEDGWTTVTADGSWAAQFKHTVLVTRTGAEILTKL